In Vibrio kanaloae, the genomic stretch GAAGGTGACAGCTACGCACTTCAATCGAGCTTAAATCAACTGTCTCTAGCGAAACAAGCACACCAGTATTCGGTTGAAAGCGTGACTAAACTGATTCGAAATCACGAGTTCCAGAAGGCAGAAGTGTGCCTGATGAAGATCTACTTCCTAACGATCGAAGAAGCGATTCAGTCGCTCGCCTTTGA encodes the following:
- a CDS encoding DUF4144 domain-containing protein, with the protein product MINWPSLVKLDGDDELIYVASENDFQTECSDIIVGEDDYLIDSEGDSYALQSSLNQLSLAKQAHQYSVESVTKLIRNHEFQKAEVCLMKIYFLTIEEAIQSLAFEPR